From Brevibacillus marinus, a single genomic window includes:
- the gatB gene encoding Asp-tRNA(Asn)/Glu-tRNA(Gln) amidotransferase subunit GatB: protein MSQFETVIGLEVHAELATNSKIFCGCPTTFGAPPNTHTCPICLGHPGVLPVVNKQAVEFAMKAALALNCEISRETKFDRKNYFYPDLPKAYQISQYDQPIGKNGWIEIEVNGQKKRIGITRLHLEEDAGKLTHAEFGGGSLVDYNRVGVPLVEIVSEPDIRSPEEAKAYLEKLKAILQYTEVSDVKMEQGSLRCDANVSIRPVGQTELGTKTELKNMNSFRNVQLALEYEVQRQIQVVTSGGQVTQETRRWDEASRQTVVMRSKEEAHDYRYFPDPDLVRMEISEEWIEAVRQSIPELPDARKARYVQEYGLSAEDASVITIAKESADFFDRAVATGADPKSIANWLMGDLFGYLNANDLTFADLQLTPEALGELVKLIEKGTISTKIAKTVFKEMLETGKDPAAIVEEKGLVQISDEGALKQIVDEVIAANPQSVQDYLGGKKQAIGYLVGQVMKQTKGKANPPLVNKLLVEAIEKL, encoded by the coding sequence ATGAGCCAGTTTGAAACCGTGATCGGATTGGAAGTTCATGCCGAATTGGCCACCAACAGCAAAATCTTCTGCGGCTGCCCGACTACCTTCGGCGCACCGCCCAATACGCACACCTGCCCGATCTGTCTGGGCCATCCGGGCGTGCTGCCGGTGGTCAACAAACAGGCGGTGGAATTCGCGATGAAAGCGGCGCTGGCCCTCAACTGCGAGATCTCCCGGGAGACCAAGTTCGACCGCAAGAACTATTTTTATCCCGACCTGCCGAAGGCGTACCAGATTTCGCAGTACGACCAGCCGATTGGCAAAAACGGCTGGATCGAAATCGAAGTAAACGGGCAGAAAAAGCGGATCGGGATCACCCGGCTCCATCTGGAGGAGGATGCCGGCAAGCTGACCCACGCCGAATTCGGCGGCGGCTCGTTGGTTGACTACAACCGGGTCGGCGTGCCGTTGGTGGAGATTGTCTCCGAACCGGACATTCGCTCGCCGGAAGAAGCGAAAGCGTACCTGGAAAAATTAAAGGCGATTTTACAGTATACGGAAGTATCGGATGTGAAGATGGAGCAGGGCTCGCTCCGCTGTGACGCCAACGTCTCGATTCGTCCGGTCGGGCAGACGGAGCTGGGGACGAAGACGGAATTGAAGAACATGAACTCCTTCCGCAACGTCCAGCTCGCTCTGGAGTACGAAGTGCAGCGGCAAATCCAAGTGGTGACCTCCGGCGGCCAGGTGACGCAGGAGACCCGCCGCTGGGATGAGGCGAGCCGGCAGACGGTGGTGATGCGTTCCAAGGAGGAAGCGCACGACTACCGCTACTTCCCCGATCCCGACCTGGTCCGGATGGAGATCTCCGAAGAGTGGATCGAGGCGGTCAGACAATCGATCCCGGAACTGCCGGACGCGCGGAAAGCCCGCTACGTCCAGGAGTACGGATTGTCGGCGGAAGACGCGTCCGTAATCACGATCGCCAAGGAATCGGCCGATTTCTTTGATCGGGCGGTCGCCACCGGCGCTGATCCCAAGTCGATCGCCAACTGGCTGATGGGCGACCTGTTCGGTTACCTCAACGCCAACGATCTGACGTTCGCGGACTTGCAGCTGACACCGGAAGCGCTCGGCGAGCTGGTGAAGCTGATCGAAAAAGGGACGATTTCCACCAAAATCGCCAAGACCGTATTCAAGGAGATGCTGGAGACGGGTAAAGACCCCGCAGCGATTGTCGAAGAAAAAGGCCTGGTGCAGATCAGCGACGAAGGCGCGCTGAAGCAAATCGTCGATGAAGTGATCGCCGCCAACCCGCAGTCGGTACAGGACTACCTGGGCGGCAAAAAGCAGGCCATCGGCTACTTGGTCGGCCAGGTGATGAAGCAGACCAAAGGCAAGGCCAATCCGCCATTGGTGAACAAGCTGTTGGTGGAAGCGATCGAGAAGTTGTAA
- a CDS encoding sirohydrochlorin chelatase, with the protein MKKSGVLIIGHGSSSADWVKLVDHAVGQLDLPVPVVTCFLELVEGRLIEDGIRQLESEGVQRIIAVPLFVASGSTHIDEIGCMLGVRQPPESDKQLKPIETKAEIVYCPPMDDHPLIEEILLDRAKEISTDPASEVVVLVGHGADEGTYHARWEGLLQRLAVAVRKRGGFKGATYGTLHPDNLHMRARAVSRKNRALIVPLFLSEGYFTRQVIPSRLQGLAYAYSGKAYLPHPHVAQWLEDVIKRALYA; encoded by the coding sequence ATGAAAAAAAGCGGAGTGCTGATCATCGGGCACGGTTCAAGCAGCGCCGACTGGGTGAAGTTGGTGGATCACGCGGTCGGACAGCTTGATCTGCCGGTTCCGGTCGTCACCTGTTTTCTGGAGCTGGTGGAGGGCCGACTGATTGAAGACGGCATACGCCAGCTGGAAAGCGAAGGTGTGCAGCGGATCATCGCCGTGCCGCTGTTCGTCGCCTCAGGCAGCACCCACATTGACGAGATCGGCTGTATGCTGGGGGTACGGCAGCCGCCCGAATCGGACAAGCAGCTTAAGCCGATTGAGACAAAAGCGGAGATTGTCTACTGTCCGCCGATGGACGATCACCCGCTGATCGAAGAGATCCTGCTGGACCGGGCCAAGGAGATCTCTACCGATCCCGCATCGGAAGTAGTCGTGCTGGTCGGTCACGGTGCAGATGAAGGGACTTATCACGCCCGCTGGGAGGGTCTGCTGCAGCGGTTGGCCGTGGCCGTGCGCAAACGGGGCGGATTCAAGGGAGCCACATACGGAACGCTTCATCCGGACAACCTGCACATGCGGGCGCGCGCCGTTTCCCGCAAAAATCGGGCGCTGATCGTGCCGCTGTTCCTCAGCGAGGGATACTTCACCCGGCAGGTGATCCCCTCGCGGCTGCAAGGCTTGGCTTACGCCTACAGCGGTAAAGCCTACCTGCCCCATCCCCATGTGGCGCAGTGGCTGGAAGATGTGATCAAACGCGCCCTGTACGCCTGA
- the ltrA gene encoding group II intron reverse transcriptase/maturase → MDLLEKVLSRDNLKAALKRVEANKGAPGVDGVSTEQLRDYLRQHWTTIRSQIEAGTYKPSPVRRVEIPKPDGGVRLLGIPTVVDRLIQQAILQVLTPIFDPDFSDSSFGFRPRRRAHDAVRKAQQFIQEGYRYVVDIDLEKFFDRVNHDILMSRVARKVKDKRLLKLIRAYLQSGVMVNGVCVTTEEGTPQGGPLSPLLANILLDDLDKELERRGHRFCRYADDCNIYVRTQRAGERVKASVERYLTRELKLKVNQQKSAVDKPCKRKFLGFSFAPGKEARIRLHPKSVIRLKERIRQWTNPHWSISMQERIQKLNQYLMGWIGYFALAEAKTHLLRIEEWIRRRLRLCLWTQWKRVRTRYRELRSLGLSHSRALEIANTRKGAWRTTKTPHMHKALGIAYWQQQGLMSLVQRYFALRQAW, encoded by the coding sequence ATGGACCTGCTGGAGAAGGTTCTGTCAAGGGACAACCTCAAAGCCGCCCTCAAACGGGTGGAAGCCAACAAAGGTGCTCCAGGAGTCGACGGTGTTTCAACCGAACAACTGCGCGACTACCTTCGCCAGCACTGGACGACCATACGGTCGCAAATCGAGGCGGGAACCTACAAGCCATCTCCCGTCCGCAGGGTCGAAATCCCGAAACCTGACGGGGGAGTGCGGCTGCTAGGCATCCCCACCGTGGTGGACCGCCTGATCCAGCAGGCCATCCTGCAAGTGTTGACTCCCATCTTTGACCCAGATTTCTCCGACTCCAGCTTCGGATTCCGCCCAAGACGTCGTGCCCACGACGCGGTGCGGAAGGCACAGCAGTTCATTCAGGAAGGATACCGGTACGTGGTCGACATCGACCTGGAGAAGTTCTTCGACCGGGTCAACCATGACATCCTGATGAGCCGGGTAGCTCGCAAAGTGAAGGACAAGCGTCTCCTGAAACTTATCCGCGCTTACCTGCAATCCGGGGTGATGGTCAACGGGGTGTGCGTCACGACGGAAGAGGGAACACCGCAAGGTGGTCCTTTAAGTCCGTTGTTGGCCAACATTCTGCTGGACGACTTGGACAAGGAGCTGGAAAGGAGAGGACACCGTTTCTGCCGCTACGCGGACGACTGCAATATCTATGTCCGTACACAACGCGCGGGGGAACGGGTAAAGGCGAGCGTGGAGCGATACTTGACCAGGGAACTCAAACTCAAAGTAAACCAACAGAAAAGTGCAGTGGATAAACCGTGCAAGCGAAAGTTTCTCGGATTCAGCTTCGCTCCGGGAAAAGAAGCGCGGATACGCCTGCACCCCAAATCGGTCATCCGGTTGAAAGAACGGATTCGCCAATGGACCAACCCGCATTGGAGCATTTCCATGCAGGAGCGAATTCAAAAACTCAACCAATACCTCATGGGGTGGATCGGGTATTTTGCATTGGCCGAGGCGAAAACCCATCTTCTGCGAATAGAGGAATGGATTCGCCGAAGGCTCCGGCTCTGTCTGTGGACGCAGTGGAAACGAGTCCGTACGCGTTATCGCGAACTTCGTTCGCTGGGCCTTTCCCACAGCAGAGCGCTGGAAATTGCAAACACCCGCAAGGGGGCATGGCGGACAACGAAAACGCCGCACATGCACAAAGCCCTTGGCATTGCCTACTGGCAACAACAAGGGCTGATGAGTTTGGTACAGCGATATTTTGCACTCCGTCAAGCTTGGTGA
- a CDS encoding fumarylacetoacetate hydrolase family protein has translation MKGLVSVDIRNIYCVGRNYALHAKELGNQVPEEPFLFMKPSHAAVNADGGVVRLPGNAGEVHYEAELVLHISRPYEPGMPVEELVDQFALGIDFTLRDLQTSLKQKGLPWLRAKGFRDSAVLTRFLPFPGVAALAEQDFTLRKNGVVVQKGNISEMLFDIPTLLAFTATHFGLGAGDLLFTGTPSGVGPVVAGDQLTLSWGEQELGSFRVELSE, from the coding sequence GTGAAAGGATTGGTAAGCGTGGATATTCGCAACATTTACTGTGTGGGACGCAACTATGCGCTGCACGCCAAAGAATTGGGCAACCAGGTGCCGGAAGAACCGTTTTTGTTCATGAAGCCGAGCCATGCGGCAGTGAATGCCGACGGCGGGGTCGTCCGTCTGCCGGGAAATGCCGGAGAGGTACATTATGAGGCGGAGCTGGTCCTGCACATCAGCCGTCCCTATGAACCGGGGATGCCGGTAGAGGAACTCGTCGACCAGTTTGCGCTGGGAATCGATTTTACCCTGCGCGATCTGCAGACCAGCTTGAAGCAAAAAGGGCTGCCCTGGCTGCGTGCCAAAGGCTTTCGCGATTCAGCCGTATTGACCCGCTTTCTCCCCTTCCCCGGAGTCGCGGCGTTGGCTGAACAGGACTTTACCTTGCGGAAAAACGGTGTGGTAGTGCAAAAGGGGAACATCTCGGAGATGCTGTTCGACATCCCCACCCTGCTTGCGTTCACGGCCACCCATTTCGGATTGGGGGCGGGCGATCTGCTGTTTACCGGTACGCCCAGCGGGGTGGGCCCAGTGGTGGCTGGTGACCAGCTCACGCTGAGTTGGGGTGAGCAAGAGCTGGGCAGCTTCCGCGTTGAGCTCAGCGAGTAG
- a CDS encoding sigma-54-dependent transcriptional regulator — translation MNKLHVLVVDDEVEVTAFFSYFLQAKNCDVTVFHAGRDVYRLLQTQPFPFQLALIDLKLPDANGLDLLTAIKAAAPSCAVIIMTGYSTIKSAVTAIQLGARDYLEKPFDDLDSLEEAIFSALDQSHPQHDQLTRQAAHYGIIYGHDSPMAHLMTIAEKLAKKAINVLIEGETGTGKELLARFLHGVSLRAQAPFVGLNCAAIPEALLESELFGHEKGAFTGAIKGRRGFFELADSGTLFLDEVGEAPPTIQAKLLRVIETGEFMRIGGEQTLKSNIRFVSATNRDLEREVALGRFRADLLYRLEGVKLTLPPLRERPADIPLIVDYYLGKRLNGTCQVDPAAMQLLQQYSWPGNVRQLLNVINQAIAIHDCQVLRVEHLPVQLLSEAGSFSAERESARPPLAFADFLEQEAVRFVHTITERIHTIDQLDFPRLLERIRRLEGEVGRAVIRKGLNENDGDRTLVSEKLGISKRTLRYILNEKG, via the coding sequence GTGAATAAGCTGCACGTGCTCGTCGTCGACGACGAGGTCGAAGTCACAGCGTTTTTTTCTTACTTTTTGCAGGCCAAAAACTGCGACGTAACCGTCTTCCACGCGGGCCGGGACGTATACCGGCTGCTGCAGACGCAGCCATTCCCCTTTCAACTGGCCCTGATCGATCTGAAGCTGCCCGATGCGAACGGCTTGGATTTGCTGACAGCGATTAAAGCGGCCGCTCCCTCCTGCGCGGTGATCATCATGACCGGCTACAGTACAATCAAGTCTGCGGTCACCGCCATCCAGTTGGGAGCGCGCGATTACCTGGAAAAGCCGTTTGACGATCTGGACAGTTTGGAAGAAGCGATTTTTTCGGCGCTGGATCAATCCCATCCGCAGCACGATCAGCTGACCCGGCAAGCGGCGCATTACGGGATCATCTACGGCCACGACAGTCCCATGGCTCATCTCATGACGATTGCCGAAAAACTGGCCAAAAAAGCGATCAACGTGCTGATTGAAGGGGAGACAGGAACCGGCAAGGAGCTGCTGGCCCGCTTTTTGCACGGCGTCAGCTTGCGCGCCCAGGCACCGTTTGTCGGCTTGAACTGCGCCGCCATCCCGGAGGCGCTGTTGGAGAGCGAATTGTTTGGACATGAAAAGGGCGCTTTTACGGGGGCGATCAAAGGACGCAGAGGTTTTTTCGAGCTGGCCGACTCGGGGACGCTGTTTCTCGACGAGGTCGGCGAAGCGCCGCCGACGATCCAGGCGAAGCTGCTGCGCGTCATTGAAACCGGCGAGTTTATGCGGATCGGCGGCGAACAGACGCTGAAGAGCAACATCCGCTTCGTCTCCGCCACCAATCGCGATCTGGAGCGGGAAGTAGCGTTGGGACGCTTCCGCGCCGATTTGTTGTACCGGCTGGAGGGGGTCAAACTTACACTCCCCCCCTTGCGCGAAAGGCCCGCGGACATTCCGCTGATCGTCGACTACTACCTGGGGAAAAGGTTAAACGGTACCTGCCAGGTGGATCCGGCGGCGATGCAGCTTCTGCAGCAATACAGCTGGCCGGGAAATGTGCGGCAGCTGCTCAATGTGATCAACCAGGCCATTGCCATTCACGATTGCCAGGTGCTGCGGGTGGAACACCTGCCCGTTCAGTTACTATCTGAAGCCGGGTCGTTTTCCGCAGAGCGGGAAAGCGCGCGGCCGCCGCTCGCCTTCGCCGATTTTCTGGAGCAGGAAGCGGTACGTTTTGTCCACACGATCACGGAGCGCATCCACACGATTGACCAGCTCGATTTTCCCCGGCTGCTGGAACGGATCAGGCGGCTGGAAGGAGAAGTGGGCCGGGCTGTGATCCGCAAGGGTTTGAACGAAAACGACGGCGATCGGACGCTCGTCAGCGAGAAATTGGGCATCTCCAAACGAACGCTGCGTTACATCCTCAACGAAAAAGGGTAA
- a CDS encoding sensor histidine kinase: MLQKQELLEKLTGIRSSRKSYYKELSYVVDEMKKKNKQLEIINQLTKVRINADWTDVSAYLAEQLAQLFSFDLFVLTLVKGGSLSFFASRREQQEWRSVPFPLPSPGKAPASVAELNNMLQHACPDWQITSVPLQSRLQQSFGFLSLLAAQPTTDDPEQLRLLCQIAEHIGVSVENILLFQDVSQKVGIEAQLVQSAKMAAIGEMAAGVAHELNSPLTAILGNAQLLLRQLSSEPLKRMTQDIYQCGVRCKKIIQNLLIFSRQEEYHFECLSANEVIEDVLVLIGYQLTVSGITIKKKLSAEALLFQGSRHQIEQILINLLLNARDALQNTPHPVITIASFRQAREDGVFVGISVHDNGVGIKREALSQIFQPFYTTKAEQKGTGLGLSVSLGIAESHGGTLTVDSEEGKYSTFTLLLPHYASEENAGE; encoded by the coding sequence TTGTTGCAGAAACAGGAGTTGTTGGAAAAGCTGACCGGTATCCGCTCTTCCCGCAAAAGTTACTACAAAGAGCTGAGCTACGTGGTCGACGAGATGAAGAAAAAGAACAAACAGTTGGAGATCATCAACCAACTGACGAAAGTGCGGATCAATGCCGACTGGACGGATGTAAGCGCTTACCTCGCCGAACAGCTTGCCCAACTGTTCTCGTTTGACCTGTTCGTCCTCACCTTGGTGAAGGGCGGGAGCCTGTCTTTCTTCGCTTCCCGGCGGGAACAGCAGGAGTGGCGGAGCGTCCCCTTCCCGCTGCCTTCTCCCGGAAAAGCGCCCGCCTCCGTCGCGGAGTTAAACAACATGCTGCAGCACGCTTGCCCCGATTGGCAGATCACCTCCGTCCCGCTGCAAAGCCGGCTGCAGCAAAGCTTTGGTTTTCTCAGTCTGTTGGCCGCCCAACCAACAACGGACGATCCGGAACAGCTCCGCCTGCTTTGCCAGATCGCCGAACACATCGGCGTATCGGTGGAAAACATCTTGCTGTTTCAAGACGTGAGTCAAAAAGTAGGCATTGAAGCCCAACTGGTCCAGTCCGCCAAAATGGCGGCGATCGGGGAGATGGCCGCCGGTGTGGCCCACGAACTGAACAGCCCCTTGACGGCGATTCTCGGCAACGCCCAACTCCTGCTGCGCCAACTGTCATCCGAACCGCTCAAACGGATGACGCAGGATATTTACCAATGCGGGGTCCGCTGCAAAAAGATCATCCAGAATCTATTGATCTTTTCCCGTCAGGAAGAATATCACTTTGAATGTCTGTCCGCCAACGAAGTGATCGAAGATGTTCTCGTGCTGATCGGCTACCAGCTGACGGTCTCGGGGATCACGATCAAGAAAAAGCTGTCCGCCGAGGCGCTTTTGTTCCAAGGCAGCCGCCATCAGATCGAGCAGATTCTGATCAACCTGCTGCTCAATGCCCGCGACGCGCTGCAGAACACGCCCCACCCCGTCATCACCATCGCATCATTCCGGCAGGCGAGGGAAGATGGCGTATTTGTCGGCATATCGGTACACGACAACGGCGTCGGCATCAAACGGGAGGCCCTCTCGCAAATCTTCCAGCCTTTCTACACGACCAAAGCGGAACAGAAAGGGACGGGCCTCGGCCTTTCCGTCAGCCTGGGAATCGCCGAATCGCATGGAGGAACATTAACCGTTGACAGCGAAGAAGGGAAGTACAGCACTTTTACCCTGTTGTTGCCACACTACGCAAGCGAGGAGAATGCGGGTGAATAA